A part of Paenibacillus sp. 481 genomic DNA contains:
- the murB gene encoding UDP-N-acetylmuramate dehydrogenase — MLQPFISQYKAQQLGTYQTDEPLASYTTWKIGGSADLLIEPLGKEQLALTVKLLHEHQIPWMTIGRGSNLLVADTGFRGAVILLGTELDYVHFEESIVRAGGRYSLIKLSIMAGKKGLTGLEFAGGIPGTVGGAVYMNAGALGSDVSRIFESAEIVLETGELVRYSKEDMQFAYRHSVLHDVKGIVLEATFRLECGDRNQIATTMSANKEHRLRTQPLQTACAGSVFRNPSGDYAARLIQEAGLKGYRIGGAEVSTQHANFIVNTGQATASDVLTLIERIQQTIRDRFGVALVPEVLLVGER, encoded by the coding sequence ATGCTCCAGCCATTTATATCTCAATATAAGGCACAGCAACTAGGAACCTACCAAACAGATGAGCCATTAGCTTCTTATACGACGTGGAAAATTGGTGGAAGCGCAGACCTTCTCATCGAACCGCTCGGCAAAGAGCAACTTGCACTCACTGTAAAATTGCTGCATGAGCATCAAATTCCTTGGATGACAATTGGGCGCGGCTCGAATCTACTCGTAGCTGACACAGGATTTCGCGGCGCTGTCATCCTACTGGGGACAGAACTCGATTACGTACATTTTGAAGAAAGTATTGTACGTGCGGGTGGGCGTTACTCCTTGATCAAGCTTTCGATTATGGCTGGGAAAAAGGGACTAACGGGACTTGAGTTTGCTGGTGGTATTCCAGGCACGGTTGGCGGGGCCGTGTACATGAATGCTGGCGCACTAGGGTCCGACGTGTCGCGTATATTTGAATCTGCTGAGATTGTACTGGAAACAGGGGAATTGGTGCGTTACAGCAAGGAAGATATGCAGTTTGCTTATCGTCATTCCGTGCTGCATGACGTAAAAGGGATTGTATTGGAAGCGACGTTCCGCTTGGAATGTGGGGATCGGAATCAAATTGCGACTACGATGTCAGCGAATAAAGAGCATCGTTTACGTACACAGCCACTACAGACGGCATGTGCAGGTAGCGTTTTCCGCAATCCATCAGGCGACTACGCGGCGCGGCTTATTCAAGAAGCCGGCTTAAAAGGTTATCGCATTGGCGGAGCCGAAGTTTCCACACAGCATGCCAATTTCATTGTAAACACCGGGCAAGCGACAGCGTCAGACGTGCTCACCCTGATTGAGCGCATTCAACAGACGATCCGAGATCGGTTTGGAGTCGCGTTGGTGCCGGAAGTGTTGTTGGTGGGTGAGCGGTAA
- the ftsZ gene encoding cell division protein FtsZ, whose protein sequence is MLEFEFEMEQLAQIKVIGVGGGGSNAVNRMIESGVKGVEFITVNTDAQALHFAKSEHKLQIGDKLTRGLGAGANPDVGKKAAEESRELIANTLKGADMVFVTAGMGGGTGTGAAPVIAEIARECGALTVGVVTRPFSFEGRKRSMQAEMGIEALKEKVDTLIVIPNDRLLEIVDKKTPMLEAFRGADNVLRQAVQGISDLIAVPGLINLDFADVKTIMTERGSALMGIGIATGEDRAAEAARKAIMSPLLETSIDGARGVIMNITGGSNLSLYEVNEAAEIVIAASDPEVNMIFGAIIDEGMKEDIKVTVIATGFEHKPAPPLAVRRPVPTATSEAQDLRSPSLRPFGNQTPSDQLDIPTFLRNRPRNND, encoded by the coding sequence ATGTTGGAATTCGAATTCGAGATGGAACAATTAGCCCAAATAAAGGTCATTGGTGTCGGCGGGGGCGGCAGTAACGCAGTCAACCGGATGATCGAAAGTGGAGTCAAAGGCGTTGAGTTTATTACGGTAAACACTGACGCACAGGCACTTCACTTTGCCAAATCAGAACATAAATTGCAAATCGGGGACAAGCTTACGCGCGGACTTGGCGCGGGCGCAAACCCTGATGTTGGTAAGAAAGCGGCGGAGGAGTCCCGCGAGCTAATTGCAAACACATTAAAAGGCGCGGACATGGTATTCGTTACTGCAGGTATGGGTGGCGGTACAGGTACGGGTGCAGCTCCGGTTATCGCGGAAATTGCACGCGAGTGTGGAGCGCTGACAGTCGGTGTCGTTACGCGTCCGTTTTCTTTTGAAGGTCGTAAACGCTCGATGCAAGCAGAAATGGGAATTGAAGCGTTAAAAGAGAAAGTTGACACGCTAATCGTTATTCCTAATGACCGCTTGCTAGAAATCGTAGACAAGAAGACGCCGATGCTAGAAGCTTTCCGTGGCGCTGATAACGTACTTCGTCAAGCTGTACAAGGTATTTCCGACCTTATCGCAGTGCCAGGTCTGATTAACTTGGACTTTGCTGACGTGAAGACTATTATGACAGAACGTGGTTCTGCCTTGATGGGTATCGGTATTGCAACGGGTGAAGATCGTGCTGCTGAAGCTGCACGCAAAGCGATTATGAGTCCACTACTGGAAACATCTATCGACGGCGCGCGTGGCGTTATTATGAACATTACAGGTGGCTCTAACTTGTCCTTGTACGAAGTGAACGAGGCAGCTGAAATTGTAATCGCAGCATCTGATCCTGAAGTTAACATGATCTTCGGTGCGATTATTGATGAAGGTATGAAAGAAGACATCAAAGTTACAGTTATCGCAACAGGCTTTGAACACAAACCGGCTCCGCCGCTTGCCGTACGCCGTCCAGTGCCTACTGCAACGAGTGAAGCGCAAGATTTGCGTTCGCCTTCGTTACGACCTTTCGGTAACCAGACACCTTCTGACCAATTGGACATACCGACATTTTTACGGAACCGTCCACGTAATAACGACTAG
- a CDS encoding YlmC/YmxH family sporulation protein: MKISDFQTKDVINIVDGKKLGQISDLELDLKHGRIDAIVVPNYSKFLGMFGGGTELIIPWRNIIKIGADVVLVKMEEVKTVRTESRVEHYDDASIQHKA; encoded by the coding sequence ATGAAAATATCGGATTTCCAAACGAAAGACGTTATCAACATTGTGGACGGAAAAAAGCTAGGTCAGATTAGCGATTTAGAGCTTGATCTAAAGCACGGGCGAATAGATGCAATCGTCGTCCCGAACTACAGCAAATTTCTCGGCATGTTCGGCGGTGGAACGGAACTCATCATTCCGTGGCGGAACATCATCAAGATCGGCGCTGATGTGGTCTTAGTCAAGATGGAGGAAGTCAAAACGGTTCGGACTGAATCGCGGGTCGAGCATTATGATGATGCTTCCATCCAACATAAAGCATAG
- the ftsA gene encoding cell division protein FtsA yields the protein MSSNDIIVSLDIGTSKVRAIIGEINNGTLQIIGVGSADSEGIRKGAIVDIDQTVKSIRSAVEHAERMVGIEISEVYVGILGNHIGLQSSHGVVAVSNEDREIGEEDIERVLKAAEVIALPPEREIIDVVAKEYIVDGLEDIHDPRGMIGVRLEVDATIITGAKTAIHNLMRCVEKADLHVKDLVLMSLAGGQLALSKDEKLMGSVLVDVGAGATTISVFQEGTLVATSTLPIGGDFVTNDIAYGLRTMSDHAEKVKLKFGCAWIEDAAEDQVFKVTRIGSNVEKEFDQVYLANIIEPRVLEIFQLVKNEVKRLGYTDLPGGYILSGGTVSMPGVLKAAQAELQTSVRIAVPDFIGVRDPGFVSGVGVLHHVMRSFRTRNPGGGAKKASARKSTPTESTNNPGFMERIKKMFSEFI from the coding sequence TTGAGCAGCAATGACATCATTGTGAGTTTGGACATCGGTACATCCAAGGTGCGCGCTATCATCGGGGAAATTAACAACGGAACGCTGCAAATTATCGGCGTTGGATCTGCTGACTCAGAAGGAATTCGCAAAGGTGCGATTGTAGATATTGATCAAACTGTGAAATCGATTCGCAGTGCCGTAGAACATGCAGAACGCATGGTCGGCATTGAGATTTCGGAAGTTTACGTAGGGATATTAGGCAACCATATCGGATTGCAATCGAGCCACGGCGTAGTTGCCGTATCTAACGAAGACCGTGAAATTGGCGAAGAAGATATTGAGCGTGTTCTTAAAGCGGCAGAAGTTATCGCTTTGCCGCCTGAACGGGAAATTATCGATGTCGTTGCGAAAGAATATATCGTTGACGGCTTGGAAGATATTCATGATCCTCGCGGTATGATTGGCGTTCGTCTTGAGGTGGACGCAACTATTATTACGGGTGCAAAGACTGCCATACATAACTTAATGCGTTGCGTTGAGAAAGCGGATTTGCATGTTAAAGATCTAGTGTTAATGTCGCTAGCCGGAGGACAATTGGCTTTGTCGAAAGACGAGAAGCTGATGGGCTCTGTGCTCGTTGACGTTGGTGCTGGTGCTACAACGATTTCCGTTTTCCAAGAAGGGACACTCGTTGCTACATCCACGCTTCCAATCGGTGGCGATTTTGTAACTAATGATATTGCATACGGTTTACGCACGATGTCCGATCATGCAGAAAAAGTAAAGCTTAAGTTCGGCTGCGCTTGGATTGAAGACGCTGCTGAAGATCAAGTGTTCAAAGTGACGCGTATCGGCAGCAACGTTGAAAAAGAATTTGATCAAGTTTATTTAGCGAATATTATTGAGCCGCGAGTGCTGGAAATATTCCAACTCGTTAAAAATGAGGTTAAACGCCTTGGGTATACGGACTTGCCTGGTGGATACATTTTGTCAGGTGGGACAGTATCGATGCCAGGAGTACTTAAAGCAGCTCAAGCAGAGCTGCAAACTTCAGTTCGTATAGCGGTGCCTGACTTTATTGGCGTACGAGATCCTGGTTTCGTTAGTGGTGTTGGTGTTCTGCATCATGTGATGCGTTCTTTCCGCACACGTAATCCGGGTGGCGGTGCTAAGAAGGCGTCAGCACGCAAGTCGACTCCTACGGAATCGACGAACAACCCAGGCTTTATGGAACGAATAAAGAAAATGTTTAGTGAATTTATTTAA
- a CDS encoding cell division protein FtsQ/DivIB translates to MQRRTIPPLPDKPASKRRGSKIVWLLLILFLVLLGVLFFRSPLSKVTEIHYSGHPFITVAELSDTTGLRVGMPFFGTSSAAISERIKAKYPFVQAVQVDKQFPGAIHVELQQFKVVAYELTGDGRVVACLENGTEVAINQQTMPVIEKPLLTQWSGKKELKGKLSVQLARISQGLLADISEIRSFPSDSYPDRIKMYTRSGFEVISSITLLPEKMTYLNGVIQTQEPGQITMLKADSYIPFTSLQQESEQNVEPEKNSTQ, encoded by the coding sequence TTGCAGAGAAGGACAATTCCCCCTTTGCCAGATAAGCCTGCGAGCAAGCGCAGAGGATCAAAAATAGTTTGGCTCTTGTTAATTCTATTTCTCGTATTGTTGGGTGTATTGTTTTTTCGCTCACCACTTAGTAAGGTGACTGAGATTCATTACAGTGGACATCCATTTATTACCGTTGCGGAGCTGAGTGACACGACGGGGCTTCGTGTTGGAATGCCTTTTTTCGGTACGAGTTCAGCGGCGATTTCCGAGAGGATTAAAGCGAAATATCCATTCGTTCAAGCTGTACAAGTGGACAAGCAGTTTCCTGGGGCAATTCATGTCGAACTACAACAATTTAAAGTCGTTGCCTATGAGTTGACGGGAGATGGTCGTGTCGTTGCATGTTTGGAAAATGGGACGGAAGTAGCTATTAACCAGCAGACGATGCCTGTCATTGAAAAGCCTTTGCTAACACAGTGGTCAGGGAAAAAAGAACTAAAAGGTAAACTATCTGTGCAGTTAGCTCGCATCTCGCAAGGGCTGCTAGCCGATATTTCGGAGATTCGTTCGTTTCCTTCAGACTCTTATCCTGATCGAATCAAGATGTATACGCGGTCAGGCTTTGAAGTCATTTCGAGCATCACACTGCTGCCAGAAAAAATGACGTATTTAAACGGAGTTATCCAAACACAGGAACCGGGACAAATTACGATGCTGAAGGCGGATTCATATATTCCGTTTACGAGCCTACAACAAGAGAGTGAGCAAAATGTGGAGCCGGAAAAAAACTCTACTCAATAA
- the sigG gene encoding RNA polymerase sporulation sigma factor SigG, which produces MTRNKVEICGVDTSKLPVLTNAEMRELFVALQERNDRSAREKLVNGNLRLVLSVIQRFNNRGEFVDDLFQVGCIGLMKAIDNFDLGQNVKFSTYAVPMIIGEIRRYLRDNNPIRVSRSLRDIAYKALQVRDSLTNQNAREPTILEISEALNVPKEDVVFALDAIQDPVSLFEPIYHDGGDPIYVMDQISDDKNKDVSWIEEIALREAMRKLNEREKMILSMRFFEGKTQMEVADEIGISQAQVSRLEKSAINQMQKHVRT; this is translated from the coding sequence ATGACCCGAAACAAAGTCGAAATTTGCGGTGTCGATACATCAAAGTTACCTGTGCTCACCAACGCCGAAATGAGAGAATTGTTCGTGGCTCTACAGGAACGAAACGACCGTTCCGCTAGGGAGAAGCTGGTAAACGGCAACTTGCGGCTCGTGCTCAGCGTAATTCAACGCTTCAACAATCGAGGCGAGTTTGTAGATGATTTGTTCCAAGTCGGTTGTATTGGCTTGATGAAAGCGATAGACAACTTCGATTTGGGGCAAAATGTAAAATTCTCCACATACGCCGTACCGATGATTATCGGCGAAATTCGGCGCTACTTGCGGGATAACAACCCGATTCGGGTATCCCGTAGCTTACGCGACATTGCGTATAAAGCGTTGCAAGTACGCGATTCGCTGACGAATCAAAATGCGCGTGAGCCGACGATTCTCGAAATTTCCGAAGCACTAAATGTGCCGAAGGAAGATGTTGTCTTTGCGTTAGACGCGATTCAAGACCCGGTCTCATTGTTTGAACCTATATACCATGACGGTGGCGACCCGATTTACGTCATGGATCAGATTAGTGACGACAAAAACAAGGACGTATCGTGGATCGAAGAAATTGCACTGCGCGAGGCGATGCGCAAGCTGAATGAGCGCGAAAAAATGATTTTGTCCATGCGATTTTTCGAAGGCAAGACGCAAATGGAAGTGGCCGATGAAATCGGCATTTCGCAAGCTCAAGTCTCACGCTTGGAAAAGTCAGCTATCAATCAAATGCAGAAGCATGTTCGCACGTAA
- the pgeF gene encoding peptidoglycan editing factor PgeF — MEPFVLQRPNDVNEPTLLVLEQWTHTMPGLSAGFTTRLGGVSDGACTSLNCALHVHDDPAAVINNRKRVATACGLPFEAWTCAEQVHGNHVYPVTLEDRGKGRAVREQAIQDADALITDLADVMLTSFYADCVPLLFVDPVTRVTGLAHAGWKGTVSQIAARTVQQMQDVYGCNPDHIHAAIGPSIGSCCYEVDERVIKEVCHVLGHANESVHASVLQPTTTGHAMLDLRELNRHLLIEAGILAINIECTKLCTGCRTDLFFSHRVENGNTGRMMSWIGWQKG; from the coding sequence ATGGAACCTTTTGTACTTCAACGTCCTAACGACGTTAATGAGCCAACTTTGCTGGTACTGGAACAATGGACTCATACGATGCCTGGATTGTCAGCAGGCTTTACGACAAGGCTAGGCGGGGTAAGTGATGGGGCATGTACTTCGCTTAATTGTGCCTTACATGTGCATGATGATCCCGCCGCTGTCATCAATAATCGCAAACGGGTTGCTACTGCTTGTGGGTTGCCGTTTGAAGCGTGGACATGTGCGGAGCAAGTGCACGGCAATCACGTTTATCCAGTAACCTTAGAAGACCGAGGTAAAGGGAGAGCCGTACGAGAACAGGCGATTCAAGACGCGGATGCACTTATAACGGATTTGGCTGACGTGATGCTAACTTCCTTTTATGCCGATTGTGTACCGCTGCTCTTCGTTGATCCGGTGACACGTGTGACCGGTCTTGCTCATGCTGGTTGGAAGGGAACTGTGTCGCAGATTGCAGCGCGTACTGTTCAACAGATGCAAGACGTTTATGGATGCAACCCGGACCATATTCATGCTGCGATTGGGCCGTCTATCGGGTCATGTTGTTACGAAGTGGACGAGCGGGTAATAAAGGAAGTATGCCATGTACTTGGACATGCAAATGAGTCTGTACATGCTTCTGTCCTACAGCCTACGACGACCGGCCACGCCATGTTGGATTTAAGAGAACTCAATCGACATTTGTTGATAGAAGCAGGAATTTTAGCTATAAACATCGAATGTACTAAGTTGTGCACGGGTTGTCGTACTGATTTGTTTTTCTCGCACCGCGTGGAGAACGGCAATACGGGCAGAATGATGAGCTGGATTGGTTGGCAGAAGGGATGA
- the murA gene encoding UDP-N-acetylglucosamine 1-carboxyvinyltransferase encodes MDKLVIEGGKPLSGTIRIQGAKNAALPILAASILADGVVQLDNVPQLLDIEVMLQILRRLGCNAVQDGRTVTLDTTGTRSAHVPEDLMRQMRSSIFLMGPLLARFKEVHIYQPGGCAIGERKIDLHLRGLQALGAELEQCGGRVTCRAERLVGTDVHLDFPSVGATENIMMAAVLAEGTTVLTNAAREPEIVDLQNFLNQMGANIIGAGTDTITIEGVNQLIGKRYEIIPDRIVAGTLMIAAAATRGAVTLTNAHAGHLTSLIHILRRAGVQIATSDGIINVTCFGRPRAVERIVTSPYPAFPTDLQSQLMVMLSLCDGFSVMKETIFEGRFKHVEELARMGADIRVDLSTAFIKGVTRLYGATVEATDLRAGAALVIAGLAAQGRTVIEQVHHIDRGYDQIEHIFSRLGARIERYSPVSRLDFANG; translated from the coding sequence TTGGACAAATTGGTGATTGAGGGTGGAAAGCCTCTTTCGGGAACCATTCGTATCCAAGGAGCTAAAAATGCCGCTTTACCAATTCTTGCAGCCTCGATTCTGGCCGATGGCGTCGTGCAGCTCGATAACGTGCCGCAATTGTTAGATATTGAGGTCATGCTTCAAATTTTGCGGCGACTTGGTTGTAATGCTGTGCAGGACGGCCGTACAGTTACTTTGGATACGACGGGTACTCGATCCGCTCACGTGCCAGAAGATTTGATGCGTCAAATGCGCTCCTCTATCTTTTTAATGGGACCGTTGCTTGCGCGATTTAAAGAAGTGCACATTTACCAGCCTGGTGGATGTGCAATCGGAGAGCGTAAAATCGATTTGCACTTGCGCGGACTGCAAGCGTTAGGAGCAGAGTTGGAGCAGTGTGGGGGTCGTGTAACGTGCCGTGCAGAGCGGCTCGTTGGAACGGATGTTCACCTTGACTTTCCTAGCGTAGGCGCTACAGAAAATATTATGATGGCAGCCGTGCTTGCAGAAGGAACAACCGTGTTGACGAATGCTGCTCGCGAGCCAGAAATTGTGGATTTGCAAAATTTTCTTAACCAGATGGGTGCCAACATTATAGGTGCGGGCACAGATACCATCACGATCGAAGGGGTCAACCAGCTCATTGGCAAGCGATATGAAATTATTCCAGATCGGATCGTGGCTGGCACGTTGATGATAGCTGCCGCAGCTACGCGCGGCGCGGTTACATTGACAAACGCACATGCCGGACACTTGACAAGTTTAATTCATATATTGCGACGTGCTGGTGTTCAGATTGCAACAAGTGATGGTATAATTAATGTAACATGTTTCGGGCGACCAAGAGCGGTCGAGCGAATTGTGACATCACCGTACCCAGCGTTTCCGACAGATTTGCAATCTCAACTAATGGTTATGTTATCATTATGTGATGGTTTCAGTGTGATGAAAGAAACGATCTTTGAAGGCAGATTCAAACATGTCGAAGAATTAGCACGTATGGGCGCGGACATTCGCGTGGACTTAAGTACGGCATTTATTAAAGGGGTTACTCGCTTATATGGTGCGACAGTAGAAGCGACAGATTTGCGTGCAGGTGCTGCATTAGTCATTGCAGGCTTGGCTGCGCAAGGCCGCACCGTTATTGAGCAGGTTCATCATATTGATAGAGGCTACGATCAAATTGAACATATATTTAGCCGCCTTGGTGCACGTATTGAGCGTTATTCACCTGTATCGCGGTTGGATTTTGCAAATGGTTAA
- a CDS encoding sigma-E processing peptidase SpoIIGA, with protein MTVIYADLLLGFNFILDLTLLQTTAWMRGIRPIRWKMFIAAGIGTLYASILFMPTFPILYTILGKVGVSIAMLLIAFGFHNVGYMLRNVGVFYFVAFTLAGGAFGIQYLWHDASQWALYESARSLWKDPQLQMGAAFLVCALAASVALLRTVWKAKHKQEIVTNCIVRLEIGIGDTKVTCSGLIDTGNQLSDPLSGAPVVVAESGLWKDLLPEEWINNLQRAQSGDVWQWIGEHHNELRIDESRLRIIPYRGVNHSSTMQWMIGIKPDYIRIEQAEHVYLCTKVIIGLDGGVLSHDGRYQVIVHPDLLQSTNRTTIMHGGDKSSGEAEASSTSKAS; from the coding sequence TTGACCGTCATCTATGCCGATCTTTTGCTCGGCTTTAATTTCATATTGGATTTGACGCTGCTGCAAACAACGGCTTGGATGCGAGGCATTCGCCCTATTCGCTGGAAGATGTTCATAGCTGCGGGAATAGGGACTCTGTACGCATCGATTTTATTTATGCCAACCTTTCCTATCTTGTATACCATTCTAGGAAAAGTTGGCGTGTCTATAGCTATGCTGTTAATTGCATTTGGTTTCCACAACGTAGGGTATATGTTGCGAAATGTCGGCGTTTTTTACTTTGTAGCTTTCACGCTGGCTGGAGGAGCGTTCGGCATTCAATATTTATGGCATGATGCGAGTCAATGGGCATTATATGAATCGGCCCGCTCGCTATGGAAAGATCCACAACTCCAAATGGGAGCAGCGTTTTTAGTATGCGCATTAGCCGCCTCTGTTGCTTTATTACGCACAGTTTGGAAGGCAAAGCATAAGCAAGAGATCGTTACAAACTGTATCGTACGGCTAGAAATAGGGATTGGGGACACGAAAGTGACGTGTTCAGGCTTAATAGATACAGGAAATCAGTTGAGTGACCCGTTATCGGGTGCTCCAGTTGTTGTCGCGGAGTCGGGTTTATGGAAAGACCTCTTGCCAGAAGAATGGATAAACAACTTGCAGCGTGCGCAATCTGGCGATGTATGGCAATGGATCGGAGAGCATCATAACGAATTGCGGATTGATGAAAGTCGTTTGCGGATTATACCTTATCGGGGTGTGAATCATAGCAGCACGATGCAGTGGATGATCGGTATAAAGCCCGATTATATACGGATAGAACAAGCAGAACACGTATACCTTTGCACGAAGGTTATTATCGGCCTTGACGGAGGTGTGTTGTCTCACGATGGACGCTATCAAGTGATCGTGCATCCCGATCTATTACAAAGTACGAATCGTACAACGATCATGCATGGAGGAGACAAGTCTTCAGGTGAAGCGGAAGCGTCTTCAACGTCAAAAGCTTCATAG
- the sigE gene encoding RNA polymerase sporulation sigma factor SigE, with protein sequence MRLKWKLTMQLYYYRLLFWLGLKRDEIYYIGGSEALPPPLTREEEEFLLGRLNTGDAAIRAMLIERNLRLVVYIARKFENTGIHIEDLVSIGAIGLIKAVNTFDPEKKIKLATYASRCIENEILMYLRRNSKTRTEVSFDEPLNIDWDGNELLLSDVLGTENDTIYRNIEEQVDRKLLHKALDKLSERERIIMELRFGLSDGEEKTQKDVADLLGISQSYISRLEKRIIKRLRKEFNKMV encoded by the coding sequence ATGCGGTTAAAATGGAAACTGACGATGCAGCTCTATTACTATCGGTTGTTGTTCTGGCTCGGACTGAAACGTGATGAGATTTACTATATTGGTGGTAGTGAAGCGCTTCCGCCTCCACTGACGCGAGAGGAAGAGGAATTTTTATTAGGAAGATTGAACACGGGAGATGCAGCTATACGAGCGATGCTGATTGAGCGCAATTTGCGATTAGTCGTCTATATCGCCCGCAAGTTTGAAAATACAGGAATTCATATTGAAGACCTCGTATCTATCGGAGCCATCGGACTCATTAAAGCTGTGAATACATTTGATCCGGAAAAAAAAATAAAGCTAGCTACTTACGCGTCGCGCTGTATTGAGAACGAAATCTTGATGTATTTGCGACGTAACAGCAAGACACGAACCGAAGTTTCGTTTGACGAACCGCTCAATATTGATTGGGATGGCAATGAATTGTTGCTATCTGACGTGCTTGGAACGGAAAACGACACCATTTACCGCAATATTGAGGAGCAGGTTGACCGTAAGCTGCTGCACAAAGCGCTCGATAAACTAAGCGAACGGGAACGTATCATCATGGAGCTGCGCTTTGGTTTAAGTGATGGTGAAGAAAAAACACAAAAAGATGTTGCCGATCTGCTCGGCATTTCACAGTCTTACATTTCGCGGCTAGAAAAACGAATTATTAAGCGGCTGCGTAAGGAATTCAATAAAATGGTTTAA
- the murG gene encoding undecaprenyldiphospho-muramoylpentapeptide beta-N-acetylglucosaminyltransferase, which yields MRVVLSGGGTGGHIYPALAIAREIEKRYPDCAFLYIGTERGLESKLVPEEGLPFASINITGFRRKLSFENVKTVMRFIRGVRQAKQMLKKFKPDVVVGTGGYVCGPVLYAAAKLGIPTLVHEQNAIPGLTNKFLSRYVDTVAVSFEQSTTFFAQAKRVQYTGNPRATAVVEANRDRGFASLGLPQDSRIVLVMGGSRGAQAVNDAMIGMVPLLKQLPDIHFVYVTGQTYYEKTRAAVLKASEGVRNHLHILPYIANMPEVLAATTLTVSRAGASSLAELTALGIPSILIPSPNVTNNHQEANARSLDDAGAAVMLTEKQLSAQTLFGHIEALMTNEQQRQTMSQHAKDYGQPDAAMRVVTEMERLAGK from the coding sequence ATGCGCGTCGTGCTAAGCGGCGGCGGAACGGGTGGACATATTTACCCTGCGCTAGCCATCGCACGGGAGATTGAAAAACGTTATCCCGATTGCGCTTTTTTATATATAGGAACAGAACGTGGATTGGAAAGTAAGCTCGTCCCTGAAGAAGGGCTTCCATTCGCTTCGATAAATATTACCGGATTTAGACGCAAGTTGTCTTTTGAAAATGTAAAAACCGTTATGCGTTTTATTCGTGGCGTAAGACAAGCGAAGCAAATGTTGAAAAAATTTAAGCCTGACGTTGTCGTAGGAACAGGCGGTTATGTGTGTGGCCCAGTCCTTTATGCCGCAGCAAAGCTGGGCATTCCGACACTGGTACACGAACAGAATGCCATTCCAGGCTTAACGAACAAATTTTTGAGCCGATATGTGGATACGGTCGCGGTCAGCTTTGAGCAATCGACAACCTTTTTTGCTCAAGCGAAGCGCGTTCAATATACGGGTAATCCGCGAGCTACAGCTGTCGTGGAAGCGAATCGCGACCGTGGCTTTGCGTCGCTCGGTCTTCCTCAAGACAGTCGCATCGTGCTTGTTATGGGCGGAAGCCGCGGGGCTCAGGCCGTAAACGACGCGATGATTGGCATGGTGCCGCTGCTCAAGCAGCTGCCGGATATTCATTTTGTATACGTGACAGGTCAGACTTATTATGAAAAGACACGTGCTGCGGTGCTTAAGGCGAGCGAAGGTGTGCGCAACCACTTGCACATCTTGCCGTATATCGCCAATATGCCGGAGGTACTTGCTGCTACCACGCTAACTGTCAGTCGTGCAGGTGCATCCTCGTTAGCAGAATTAACGGCGCTTGGCATACCGTCTATCCTGATTCCGTCGCCAAACGTCACGAACAATCACCAGGAAGCGAATGCTCGTTCCTTGGATGACGCGGGAGCAGCTGTCATGCTGACAGAGAAGCAACTGTCTGCACAGACGCTGTTTGGCCACATTGAAGCGCTGATGACCAACGAGCAGCAGCGTCAGACGATGTCTCAACATGCTAAAGATTACGGGCAACCGGACGCAGCAATGCGCGTTGTAACTGAAATGGAACGATTAGCGGGCAAGTAA